Proteins from a genomic interval of Rubinisphaera italica:
- the mazG gene encoding nucleoside triphosphate pyrophosphohydrolase, translated as MNSTPKPETTGVPPDREQVESEFWRLCEVIAHLRSPEGCPWDRVQTLETIKPFTLEETYELLEAIDSGEDTAIVEELGDVLLQVMLDSQIGADEGRFSIVDVVRVITEKMIRRHPHVFSTENVEDAEAVKVTWERIKQTEGKPKKESKLDGLPKDLPALMAAARLQEKAAKVGYDFPHRDMLFAKLDEELNELREELYGDTNPEVTEIAIEATHTPDEKMEDEARRQRAEDELGDVLFVLANIARRWKLNPEEALRRTNAKFKRRFRAIELGLARVNKTVDEATLIEMEEQYQAEKLREKQQNS; from the coding sequence ATGAATTCTACTCCCAAACCAGAAACAACTGGCGTACCTCCTGACCGCGAACAGGTGGAAAGCGAGTTCTGGCGACTGTGTGAAGTGATTGCCCATCTGCGATCACCGGAAGGTTGTCCATGGGACCGGGTGCAGACGCTCGAAACGATCAAACCTTTCACGCTGGAAGAGACTTACGAGTTGCTCGAAGCGATCGACTCAGGTGAAGATACGGCTATCGTCGAAGAATTGGGAGATGTGCTTCTGCAGGTGATGCTCGATTCGCAAATCGGAGCTGATGAAGGTCGATTCTCGATCGTGGATGTGGTTCGGGTTATCACTGAAAAAATGATTCGCCGTCATCCGCATGTATTCAGCACAGAAAATGTCGAAGATGCTGAAGCGGTGAAAGTGACTTGGGAACGAATCAAGCAAACAGAAGGCAAACCGAAAAAAGAATCGAAACTGGATGGCCTTCCTAAAGACCTCCCGGCATTAATGGCGGCTGCTCGCCTCCAGGAAAAGGCGGCTAAAGTCGGATACGATTTCCCGCATCGCGATATGCTGTTCGCCAAACTCGATGAAGAACTTAATGAACTGCGCGAGGAACTTTATGGAGACACGAATCCAGAAGTCACCGAAATCGCAATCGAAGCAACGCATACGCCCGATGAGAAAATGGAGGATGAGGCCCGACGCCAACGGGCTGAGGATGAATTAGGCGATGTTCTCTTCGTGCTGGCCAATATCGCCCGCCGCTGGAAACTGAATCCGGAAGAAGCACTCCGTCGCACTAATGCAAAGTTCAAACGCCGCTTTCGAGCCATCGAACTCGGGTTGGCTCGCGTTAATAAAACAGTCGATGAGGCGACGCTGATTGAAATGGAAGAGCAGTACCAGGCCGAGAAACTGCGGGAAAAGCAGCAGAATTCTTAA
- a CDS encoding type B 50S ribosomal protein L31, with protein sequence MKKDIHPKYQPVVFLDSSSQDKFLIRSTMTSKETIQWEDGNEYPLIKVDISSYSHPFFTGQMKYVDTAGRVEKFQKKYNWAKRGEKS encoded by the coding sequence ATGAAAAAAGACATTCACCCAAAATATCAACCTGTTGTGTTTCTCGATTCCAGTTCTCAGGACAAATTCCTGATTCGCTCGACGATGACCTCCAAGGAAACCATCCAATGGGAAGATGGCAACGAATATCCGCTGATTAAAGTCGATATCAGCTCGTATTCTCACCCATTCTTCACTGGTCAGATGAAATACGTCGATACCGCAGGTCGTGTCGAAAAGTTCCAGAAGAAATACAACTGGGCCAAACGTGGCGAAAAATCGTAA